Below is a window of Streptomyces genisteinicus DNA.
GGATCGTCACGGGGTACTCAACATCATTTTCCGGGTGAGGTCGGGCGTGCGGCATTGCGGTTGTGAATTCCAGGCTTGTTCCTTTGCGTCCCCCTCGCCTACGGTCACGGCATTCCGGACAGGACGCCGAATCCTGCCGCTGTCCGGGCATCCGACCAGACACTCGGACGGCAGGAGCGGGGGAACCAGGTAGGCCGCCGTGACGGGACCCGGTCCGGAGACATCCGGAGCGGACACCGGCACGGCTAGGGGTGAAGCCGCGCAGCCGCGCGGCCGGGCATCTCCAGCCCGAACCCGACAGCTCACCTCGCAGGCGACGGAGAGGAACTCGTCATGCCTGCATCCGGCAAGCACCGCCGCGCCCGGTCCCGCCGTCTCACCCGTGGTCTCCTCGTGGCCGGCACGGGCGGCGCCGCGCTCGTCCTGCCCGTGATCGCCGCCACCTCCGCGAGCGCCGCCCAGCCGGCCGCCGCGAAGGCCGCCGTCTCGGCCCCCGCGCCCGCCAAGAAGGCCGCCAAGACGTACACCGTCGTCTCCGGCGACACCCTGTCGAAGATCGCCGAGGAGCGCTCCGTCGCCGGCGGCTGGAAGAAGCTCTACAACGACAACCGGCGCAACATCGGCGCCGACCCGTCGCTGATCCGCCCCGGCCTGCAGCTCACCCTCGGCGCCAAGGCCGCGCCCACCGCGGACCGCACGGCCGACGCCGGCCGCGCCGACCGCTCCGAGAAGCGCGCCACCCCGACCGCCGGCAAGAGCGCCCCGGCGGCCGCCCCGGCCGCGGCCAAGACCTACGCCGACAACCTCGACGGCTGGATCCGCGAGTCGCTCGACATCATGGCCCGGCACGGAATCCCCGGCTCCTACGAGGGCATCCACCGCAACGTCATGCGGGAGTCCTCCGGCAACCCGCTGGCGATCAACAACTGGGACATCAACGCGATCAACGGCGTGCCGTCGAAGGGCCTGCTCCAGGTCATCAAGCCCACCTTCGACGCCTACCACGTCGAGGGCACCGCGAACGACCAGTACGACCCGGTCGCCAACATCGTGGCTGCCTGCAACTACGCGGCGGACCGCTACGGTTCGATCGACAACGTCAACGGTCCCTACTGACCGGACCCGCGCGGCCCCGGCCGGACCCGCGCCTCGCGCGGGACGGCCGGGCCGCCCGTTTCCCCGCCGGGGCCTTCTCGTCGACCGCACGTCGGCGAGAAGGCCCCGGCCGCATTCTCCGCCGAATTCGACGGAGTGACCGCGAGTGGCCGTTCCATTGCTCATGGAAAGGCGCATTCCTTTGCGCACCGCCGTGATGCGGTGAGGGCCGGGAGAGCCGGCGGACGGGTCGTCAGGGGGTGTGCCGCCGGAGGGCGGACGCGTCCCCAGTAACGCGTCCGCCGCCGGTGGCACGTCCGGGACGCCGCGGGCCCGGCTCCCTCGCACCGGGAGCCGACCGACGGATAGAAAGCGCTTGCCCGCCAGTAGTCCGCTCCCGTCGGCGCCCGCCGTCGGAGGCCCCGGGGCCCCCGGGCGTCAGGCGCCGA
It encodes the following:
- a CDS encoding LysM peptidoglycan-binding domain-containing protein, producing the protein MPASGKHRRARSRRLTRGLLVAGTGGAALVLPVIAATSASAAQPAAAKAAVSAPAPAKKAAKTYTVVSGDTLSKIAEERSVAGGWKKLYNDNRRNIGADPSLIRPGLQLTLGAKAAPTADRTADAGRADRSEKRATPTAGKSAPAAAPAAAKTYADNLDGWIRESLDIMARHGIPGSYEGIHRNVMRESSGNPLAINNWDINAINGVPSKGLLQVIKPTFDAYHVEGTANDQYDPVANIVAACNYAADRYGSIDNVNGPY